From Halanaeroarchaeum sulfurireducens, a single genomic window includes:
- a CDS encoding PAS domain S-box protein, whose product MSADPPHADAFAREIEELTDFTVISTDSVGDALATLDTRADVECIVSDYDVPDIDGLAFLQSVRAQYPDIPFILFTSEGNETVASKAITVRVTDYLIKERFQDQWAQLAELIEESITYHRSQRSLADPKSRAKVIFETVPDPLAVVQDGTLCYANGTALDLFEIESLETLSGRSVIDHIATDFRDTATSSLDAIQAEERRVDRFELTVVGREGANTPVELTAVAIRWSGSRAILLILRDISERKEAQLGLRRFKQAAEAAGHAVYITDAEGTIEYVNPAFESTTGYTAEEAMGKTPSIMKSGEMSTDYYADLWDTILAGDVWEEELINRRKDGELYHAHQTIAPITDHEGEIQSFVAIQTDISERVRRRQEAQRQKRRYESLFNNIRDAILVADTDRRIVDCNEAFTDLFGYDLDEIEGDQTKYVYESEEAYEEMGEALAGHANDPQFTTLVEYEKQSGQVFPGETSVSYRRDSDDNVTGYIALIRDVSGRNERIAQLRIIDTVLRHNLHNDLNVIEGNASLIADDTTGKVETRAQKIIDTSGKLLKTTDKQRLITDLLAEAPTPEPIDIASRLDTTVSSIRDSHPAADISLDAPDTCEIRAVPELVQGIKELIENAIEHSDRDQPTVEVTIERQDGTVTVTVADDGPGIPEMERQVLTRTEDIEPLYHGSGMGLWFVTLVVRRSDGVLEFHENEPRGSVVTIRLPYD is encoded by the coding sequence GTGAGCGCGGACCCGCCACACGCGGACGCGTTCGCACGTGAGATAGAGGAATTGACCGATTTCACCGTCATATCGACGGACAGCGTCGGTGACGCCCTTGCCACGCTCGACACCAGGGCGGACGTCGAGTGCATCGTCAGTGACTACGACGTGCCCGACATCGACGGTCTCGCGTTCCTTCAGTCCGTCCGGGCTCAGTACCCCGACATCCCGTTCATCCTGTTCACGAGCGAGGGCAACGAAACTGTTGCGAGCAAGGCGATCACCGTGCGTGTGACCGATTATTTGATCAAGGAACGATTTCAGGACCAATGGGCACAACTCGCCGAACTCATCGAAGAGTCGATCACCTATCACCGATCGCAGCGATCTCTCGCCGATCCCAAGTCGCGTGCGAAAGTGATCTTCGAGACCGTGCCCGATCCGCTAGCCGTCGTTCAGGACGGCACACTCTGCTACGCGAACGGTACCGCTCTCGATCTCTTCGAGATCGAATCACTCGAAACGCTCTCCGGCCGAAGCGTCATCGACCACATCGCCACCGATTTCCGAGACACCGCTACCAGTTCTCTGGACGCAATCCAGGCTGAAGAACGTCGTGTGGACCGATTCGAACTGACCGTGGTCGGTCGGGAGGGGGCGAACACTCCCGTCGAACTGACGGCGGTCGCGATCCGGTGGTCCGGATCCAGGGCGATTTTGTTGATTCTTCGGGACATCTCCGAACGGAAGGAAGCACAACTCGGACTCCGCCGGTTCAAGCAGGCGGCCGAAGCGGCCGGCCATGCGGTATACATCACCGACGCCGAGGGGACGATCGAATACGTCAATCCCGCCTTCGAGTCGACCACTGGCTATACGGCCGAGGAGGCGATGGGGAAGACCCCCAGTATCATGAAATCGGGAGAGATGTCCACAGACTATTACGCGGACCTCTGGGACACTATCCTGGCGGGCGACGTCTGGGAGGAAGAACTGATCAACCGTCGGAAGGACGGCGAGTTATATCACGCGCATCAGACGATCGCACCGATCACCGACCACGAAGGGGAGATCCAATCGTTCGTCGCGATTCAGACCGACATCTCCGAACGCGTCCGGCGACGACAGGAGGCACAACGGCAAAAACGACGCTACGAATCGCTGTTCAACAACATTCGTGACGCGATTCTGGTCGCGGATACTGACCGGCGGATCGTCGACTGTAACGAGGCATTCACGGATCTCTTCGGGTACGACCTCGACGAAATCGAGGGCGACCAGACCAAATACGTCTACGAAAGTGAGGAGGCGTACGAAGAAATGGGTGAGGCACTCGCTGGGCACGCGAACGATCCCCAGTTCACCACCCTCGTCGAATACGAAAAGCAGTCGGGGCAGGTGTTTCCTGGCGAGACCAGCGTGTCGTATCGACGCGATTCCGACGATAACGTCACCGGATACATCGCGCTCATCCGTGACGTCTCGGGGCGGAATGAGCGGATCGCGCAGTTGCGAATCATCGACACCGTTCTTCGCCACAATCTCCATAACGACCTCAACGTCATCGAAGGGAATGCGTCGTTGATCGCGGACGACACGACGGGCAAGGTCGAGACACGGGCCCAGAAAATCATCGACACGAGCGGGAAACTCCTGAAAACCACGGACAAGCAGCGATTGATAACGGATCTGCTGGCCGAGGCGCCGACCCCCGAACCCATCGATATCGCCAGTCGACTCGACACGACCGTCTCGTCTATCAGGGACAGCCATCCCGCTGCGGATATCTCACTGGACGCGCCGGACACGTGCGAGATCAGGGCGGTCCCCGAACTCGTCCAGGGAATCAAGGAGTTGATCGAGAACGCCATCGAGCACTCGGATCGCGATCAGCCGACGGTCGAGGTGACGATAGAGCGCCAGGATGGGACTGTAACGGTGACCGTTGCGGACGACGGTCCTGGCATCCCCGAAATGGAACGGCAGGTGTTGACCCGAACGGAGGACATAGAGCCGCTGTATCACGGCAGCGGTATGGGACTGTGGTTCGTAACACTCGTCGTTCGGCGGTCGGATGGCGTACTGGAGTTTCACGAGAACGAGCCGCGCGGCAGTGTCGTGACGATCAGGCTGCCGTACGATTGA